The Ornithodoros turicata isolate Travis chromosome 7, ASM3712646v1, whole genome shotgun sequence genome includes a region encoding these proteins:
- the LOC135399650 gene encoding integrator complex subunit 3 homolog isoform X2, with protein MVLERDSESSDSSGDADSAPKGNNKKKPGKKTALSTRINILTDTGGTKYDLNNSRLRKTGDKTTLEQHHPTQNVRQQEPVVNLGGYPYALVPSVNYPGASPPPVLLSLPPQDDVEQQDVLFVPVTQDIADMLSRTREDRMGQLICEILERQIEQQEKQLLAARLRQLQPTELQPPASVSINISRPPLSHEAGQSSPQQTIQATHVGTPVRVQIGQQGQEHTFQQTLQPPQQQVTFSVRPQENVTIAGERTTPVTIEPLHPTQEVAGQVVAYETVHQPVFQPISHPMLQQPGPPFQEFLPQPYFQPVGQMLSQPMSEPCIQSVGQQASQYIYEPMNPCVVQPAQQFMNQSFAQQQMTGLTFQPMGQGMLVDRMPIGPHQMQEAPQIGQQMSLQVNNEALPMYSLAQWQITQPAGQQPNMNISQDPFYIGAGMQEQLFLGYPVEPKKKKSKKEKSKAESKKSPTVSPLTVRCVQEDVNVPAQPDDQHIKGRRVSQAPVQQNDNDMLCHACKRASIQVSGPQQKDIGMHGRTTISAMDRTTEQPRRTSQANVNQVNDIDNQAQAQNIGLYGGVLREQNGQQGAKIGAALGQVGPGAQCPATSYQRPPYLGSPPILPPVAPQDQPLSGPSPQTQPGPPPQPVPLSPNINEDAAK; from the exons ATGGTTCTTGAACGTGACAGTGAGTCCTCGGACAGCAGCGGAGATGCGGACAGTGCACCTAAAGGAAACAACAAGAAGAAGCCGGGAAAGAAGACAGCTTTGTCCACCCGCATCAATATTCTTACTGATACTGGCGGTACCAAGTATGACCTCAATAACAGTAGGCTGCGAAAAACTGGTGACAAGACAACACTTGAACAACACCATCCTACACAAAATGTCCGTCAGCAAGAACCGGTGGTCAATCTTGGTGGGTACCCCTACGCCCTTGTGCCATCTGTAAACTACCCTGGTGCGTCACCTCCTCCTGTCCTCCTGTCACTCCCGCCACAAGATGACGTAGAACAACAAGATGTTTTGTTTGTTCCTGTAACGCAGGACATTGCCGACATGCTTTCACGTACCCGTGAGGACCGCATGGGCCAACTGATCTGCGAAATCCTGGAAAGGCAAATCGAGCAGCAGGAGAAGCAACTGCTGGCTGCGCGTCTGCGTCAGCTGCAGCCGACAGAGCTACAACCTCCCGCATCAGTTTCGATAAATATAAGTCGTCCACCGTTGTCGCACGAAGCGGGACAGTCATCACCGCAGCAGACAATTCAAGCGACGCATGTTGGGACACCAGTACGGGTACAAATTGGTCAGCAAGGACAGGAACACACGTTCCAGCAAACACTGCAACCTCCACAACAGCAGGTCACGTTTTCCGTGCGACCGCAGGAAAACGTTACGATAGCTGGAGAGAGAACCACGCCAGTGACCATAGAGCCACTGCATCCAACCCAAGAGGTAGCGGGCCAAGTGGTTGCGTATGAAACAGTGCATCAACCCGTGTTCCAACCAATTAGTCACCCAATGCTGCAACAACCGGGACCACCATTTCAGGAGTTTTTGCCGCAACCATATTTCCAGCCAGTGGGACAAATGCTTTCTCAGCCCATGAGCGAACCATGTATTCAAAGCGTTGGCCAACAGGCGTCGCAGTATATTTACGAACCGATGAACCCATGCGTCGTGCAACCGGCGCAGCAGTTTATGAATCAGTCCTTCGCCCAACAACAAATGACAGGACTGACGTTTCAGCCTATGGGTCAG GGGATGCTAGTCGACAGAATGCCGATAGGTCCACATCAGATGCAAGAAGCTCCCCAGATCGGTCAACAAATGTCGCTGCAAGTAAATAATGAAGCCTTGCCTATGTATTCTCTGGCTCAATGGCAAATTACCCAGCCAGCAGGTCAGCAGCCAAATATGAATATAAGCCAGGATCCTTTCTACATCGGAGCAGGAATGcagga GCAGCTGTTCCTTGGCTACCCGGTAGAACCGAAGAAAAAGAAGTCGAAAAAGGAAAAGTCGAAAGCCGAGAGTAAAAAGTCACCAACAGTGTCGCCCCTCACTGTAAGATGTGTTCAAGAAGATGTTAACGTTCCCGCACAGCCAGATGACCAGCATATCAAGGGCCGTCGAGTAAGTCAGGCTCCCGTACAGCAAAACGACAATGACATGCTATGTCATGCCTGTAAACGTGCCAGTATTCAGGTTTCTGGCCCTCAACAAAAAGACATTGGCATGCACGGCAGGACGACGATCTCGGCAATGGATCGTACGACAGAGCAACCGCGACGAACTAGCCAGGCGAACGTAAATCAGGTCAATGACATCGACAATCAAGCACAAGCACAGAACATTGGATTGTATGGTGGCGTATTGCGTGAGCAGAACGGGCAGCAGGGTGCCAAGATTGGTGCTGCCCTTGGTCAGGTTGGTCCTGGTGCTCAGTGTCCGGCCACTTCGTATCAAAGGCCCCCTTACCTGGGTTCACCGCCGATATTGCCGCCAGTTGCACCACAAGATCAACCGCTATCTGGTCCATCTCCACAAACGCAGCCCGGACCTCCTCCTCAACCAGTTCCTCTTTCGCCAAACATAAATGAGGATGCGGCAAA GTAA
- the LOC135399650 gene encoding integrator complex subunit 3 homolog isoform X1 produces the protein MVLERDSESSDSSGDADSAPKGNNKKKPGKKTALSTRINILTDTGGTKYDLNNSRLRKTGDKTTLEQHHPTQNVRQQEPVVNLGGYPYALVPSVNYPGASPPPVLLSLPPQDDVEQQDVLFVPVTQDIADMLSRTREDRMGQLICEILERQIEQQEKQLLAARLRQLQPTELQPPASVSINISRPPLSHEAGQSSPQQTIQATHVGTPVRVQIGQQGQEHTFQQTLQPPQQQVTFSVRPQENVTIAGERTTPVTIEPLHPTQEVAGQVVAYETVHQPVFQPISHPMLQQPGPPFQEFLPQPYFQPVGQMLSQPMSEPCIQSVGQQASQYIYEPMNPCVVQPAQQFMNQSFAQQQMTGLTFQPMGQGMLVDRMPIGPHQMQEAPQIGQQMSLQVNNEALPMYSLAQWQITQPAGQQPNMNISQDPFYIGAGMQEQLFLGYPVEPKKKKSKKEKSKAESKKSPTVSPLTVRCVQEDVNVPAQPDDQHIKGRRVSQAPVQQNDNDMLCHACKRASIQVSGPQQKDIGMHGRTTISAMDRTTEQPRRTSQANVNQVNDIDNQAQAQNIGLYGGVLREQNGQQGAKIGAALGQVGPGAQCPATSYQRPPYLGSPPILPPVAPQDQPLSGPSPQTQPGPPPQPVPLSPNINEDAAKDNAPGDNRCIYPAWVLISAAVIVLIFATVVYIVFYGGRSHGKRRDLLEETCLICLSTEVVQPGSTLRTDQRLWRHHHHEKRTRRLREKSTPQHIWNW, from the exons ATGGTTCTTGAACGTGACAGTGAGTCCTCGGACAGCAGCGGAGATGCGGACAGTGCACCTAAAGGAAACAACAAGAAGAAGCCGGGAAAGAAGACAGCTTTGTCCACCCGCATCAATATTCTTACTGATACTGGCGGTACCAAGTATGACCTCAATAACAGTAGGCTGCGAAAAACTGGTGACAAGACAACACTTGAACAACACCATCCTACACAAAATGTCCGTCAGCAAGAACCGGTGGTCAATCTTGGTGGGTACCCCTACGCCCTTGTGCCATCTGTAAACTACCCTGGTGCGTCACCTCCTCCTGTCCTCCTGTCACTCCCGCCACAAGATGACGTAGAACAACAAGATGTTTTGTTTGTTCCTGTAACGCAGGACATTGCCGACATGCTTTCACGTACCCGTGAGGACCGCATGGGCCAACTGATCTGCGAAATCCTGGAAAGGCAAATCGAGCAGCAGGAGAAGCAACTGCTGGCTGCGCGTCTGCGTCAGCTGCAGCCGACAGAGCTACAACCTCCCGCATCAGTTTCGATAAATATAAGTCGTCCACCGTTGTCGCACGAAGCGGGACAGTCATCACCGCAGCAGACAATTCAAGCGACGCATGTTGGGACACCAGTACGGGTACAAATTGGTCAGCAAGGACAGGAACACACGTTCCAGCAAACACTGCAACCTCCACAACAGCAGGTCACGTTTTCCGTGCGACCGCAGGAAAACGTTACGATAGCTGGAGAGAGAACCACGCCAGTGACCATAGAGCCACTGCATCCAACCCAAGAGGTAGCGGGCCAAGTGGTTGCGTATGAAACAGTGCATCAACCCGTGTTCCAACCAATTAGTCACCCAATGCTGCAACAACCGGGACCACCATTTCAGGAGTTTTTGCCGCAACCATATTTCCAGCCAGTGGGACAAATGCTTTCTCAGCCCATGAGCGAACCATGTATTCAAAGCGTTGGCCAACAGGCGTCGCAGTATATTTACGAACCGATGAACCCATGCGTCGTGCAACCGGCGCAGCAGTTTATGAATCAGTCCTTCGCCCAACAACAAATGACAGGACTGACGTTTCAGCCTATGGGTCAG GGGATGCTAGTCGACAGAATGCCGATAGGTCCACATCAGATGCAAGAAGCTCCCCAGATCGGTCAACAAATGTCGCTGCAAGTAAATAATGAAGCCTTGCCTATGTATTCTCTGGCTCAATGGCAAATTACCCAGCCAGCAGGTCAGCAGCCAAATATGAATATAAGCCAGGATCCTTTCTACATCGGAGCAGGAATGcagga GCAGCTGTTCCTTGGCTACCCGGTAGAACCGAAGAAAAAGAAGTCGAAAAAGGAAAAGTCGAAAGCCGAGAGTAAAAAGTCACCAACAGTGTCGCCCCTCACTGTAAGATGTGTTCAAGAAGATGTTAACGTTCCCGCACAGCCAGATGACCAGCATATCAAGGGCCGTCGAGTAAGTCAGGCTCCCGTACAGCAAAACGACAATGACATGCTATGTCATGCCTGTAAACGTGCCAGTATTCAGGTTTCTGGCCCTCAACAAAAAGACATTGGCATGCACGGCAGGACGACGATCTCGGCAATGGATCGTACGACAGAGCAACCGCGACGAACTAGCCAGGCGAACGTAAATCAGGTCAATGACATCGACAATCAAGCACAAGCACAGAACATTGGATTGTATGGTGGCGTATTGCGTGAGCAGAACGGGCAGCAGGGTGCCAAGATTGGTGCTGCCCTTGGTCAGGTTGGTCCTGGTGCTCAGTGTCCGGCCACTTCGTATCAAAGGCCCCCTTACCTGGGTTCACCGCCGATATTGCCGCCAGTTGCACCACAAGATCAACCGCTATCTGGTCCATCTCCACAAACGCAGCCCGGACCTCCTCCTCAACCAGTTCCTCTTTCGCCAAACATAAATGAGGATGCGGCAAA GGACAACGCGCCAGGCGACAACCGCTGTATCTACCCTGCTTGGGTGCTCATCAGCGCCGCCGTCATCGTCCTGATTTTCGCCACCGTCGTATACATTGTTTTTTATGGTGGAAGGTCACATG GTAAGAGAAGGGATCTGCTTGAAGAGACATGCTTGATATGCTTGTCTACGGAGGTAGTGCAACCAGGTTCTACTCTTCGGACAGATCAACGCCTCTGgaggcaccaccaccacgagaaGCGAACTCGAAGGCTCCGGGAGAAGAGCACACCTCAGCACATTTG GAACTGGTGA